From the Synergistaceae bacterium genome, one window contains:
- a CDS encoding acylphosphatase, translating to MKERVQKRVVFSGRVQHVGFRSSFRSRAQALGLDGWVSNLWDGRVEAVIAGPKEDVGEIIDWCRSGGIPLARVAGIEIQDEPPSPEHGFRIK from the coding sequence ATGAAGGAAAGAGTTCAAAAGCGAGTCGTGTTTTCCGGCCGGGTGCAGCATGTGGGATTTCGGAGTTCCTTTCGCTCCCGGGCGCAGGCTCTGGGGCTGGATGGCTGGGTCAGCAATCTTTGGGACGGCAGGGTCGAGGCCGTCATTGCCGGACCGAAGGAAGACGTGGGAGAAATCATCGACTGGTGCCGGAGCGGAGGCATTCCTCTGGCGCGGGTGGCGGGCATCGAAATTCAGGACGAACCGCCATCGCCGGAGCACGGCTTTCGCATAAAATAA